Proteins encoded together in one Cotesia glomerata isolate CgM1 unplaced genomic scaffold, MPM_Cglom_v2.3 scaffold_32, whole genome shotgun sequence window:
- the LOC123274388 gene encoding uncharacterized protein LOC123274388: MATSKDFVDAIVSGDVVTVKKILKVLKSSKNNRKCSDDLISLAIKKNQSVIAKLLIKHSATINKNVDNSLTTSLFYAIRRKNFKIVKSLVRMGAKVNRKSKSGMTPLLAAAERSNLKILSFILEQNPNINDIDASGNTALHYVFHHLNKEGRSRYSYAHTSEAGNDDKRIMLLHKTGADLNAKCSFKNHPDLTTILDLAIYIGSIPAVTYLLYKTLVGLKQLDYSKIELVAFDENAIEAYARTSAEYVELLKEKSLIVQFNLALFINNRHEICIYATEDTLQKVHDFVKKEEEENSIFFGYYREVEKLMMESRQFLEDKKMGLNGISYWKFITGNREDLVKFLFNDDFLSPLLLKELEEASMDYRFTFHREPLMNNLSYAIGKSNALRKVTEEINDLFSAVLPYDCCEHIVHSMTNDEVKNFIKSLNPPDISDFNF, encoded by the coding sequence ATGGCCACTAGCAAGGATTTTGTCGATGCTATTGTGTCAGGAGATGTAGTAActgttaagaaaatattgaagGTGTTGAAGTCCagcaaaaataatagaaaGTGCAGTGatgatttaatatcattagCAATCAAAAAGAACCAATCAGTAATTGCAAAATTGCTGATCAAACATAGTGCaactataaacaaaaatgTGGATAACTCCTTAACAACCTCGTTATTTTACGCCATTCGACgcaagaattttaaaatcgtGAAAAGTCTTGTGAGAATGGGTGCAAAAGTCAATAGGAAATCAAAATCGGGTATGACTCCACTATTAGCAGCTGCAGAACgaagcaatttaaaaattttatcatttattttagaaCAAAATCCCAATATAAATGATATTGACGCTTCGGGAAATACTGCTTTGCACTATGTGTTTCATCATTTGAATAAAGAAGGTCGATCAAGATATTCTTATGCTCATACTTCGGAGGCTGGTAACGACGATAAAAGAATTATGTTGTTACATAAAACTGGAGCTGATTTAAACGCTAAATGCTCGTTTAAAAACCATCCAGATTTAACAACAATTCTGGATTTGGCAATCTACATCGGATCCATCCCAGCAGTTACTTATCTTCTCTACAAGACTCTTGTGGGTCTTAAGCAGTTAGACTATTCCAAAATAGAACTAGTTGCTTTTGATGAAAACGCAATCGAAGCATATGCACGGACCAGCGCAGAGTACGTTGAGCTGCTAAAAGAAAAAAGCTTAAtagttcaatttaatttagcattattcataaataatcGGCACGAAATATGCATTTATGCAACCGAAGATACTCTTCAGAAAGTTCATGACTTTGTGAAAAAGGAGGAAGAGGAAAACTCAATATTCTTTGGTTACTATCGTGAGGTAGAGAAATTAATGATGGAGAGTCGTCAATTCCTGGAAGACAAAAAAATGGGATTAAACGGAATCTCATATTGGAAGTTCATCACTGGGAACCGAGAAGACTTAGTGAAGTTTCTTTTCAATGATGATTTTCTGTCTCCACTATTATTGAAGGAGCTGGAAGAAGCAAGTATGGATTATCGATTTACTTTTCATCGAGAACCATTAATGAATAATCTTTCATACGCAATTGGGAAAAGCAATGCTCTACGAAAAGTAACTGAGGAAATCAACGATCTGTTCAGTGCAGTGTTGCCATACGATTGCTGTGAACATATTGTTCATTCAATGACAAATGATGAAgtgaagaattttataaaaagtctTAATCCACCTGACATTtcagactttaatttttaa